DNA from Pirellulales bacterium:
GGCCCGAGGCTGAGGGCCGTTAGGTCACCGTGCGCGGGTGCGGCGGCTGGGGCTGGGGGGAGGGTGGCTGATCTGCCGCTGCTCGAGGCCGTGGATGTAGTTCGAGATGAGGTGGTCGGTGATGCCTTGTAGAAAGCTTTTGCCGCGAGTGGCGATGGCGCGGGCGACGGCTTGCTTGTGCCAGGGTTCGATGTCGGCGTCGAGGGTGATGGCGCCGTCGCGATCGATGTACACGAGCGTGTTCACATGGCCGTAACAGGGAGCTTGCTCGGCCATCTCCTTCAGGCGGCGAAGCAGCTTTTGATCTGTCGATAAGGCCCGTTTGGGCAGCAGCCGCTTGACCGACGTCAGCGGCACTTCGGGCACGATGTCGAGGCGATTGACAACGCGGTAGGTGGGCAGCGCGTAGCCGGAACAAAAGGTCGCATCGCCGACGCGCGGCGCGCCGAACGTATATGTCGCGACCGGCGGGCGGCCCAGCGTTGCCAGGCGCCAGGCGGTCAGCACTGCCAAGGCGCCGCCCATCGAATGGCCGGTGACGAACAGCGGCTTGTCCTGCGCTTCTTCCAGAATGCTTTCGATCTGGCCCCAACTGCGGCGGAGCACGGAACTGAATCCGTGATGGACGCGGCCTTCGTATTCGCCGCACTCGACCAGCCGCACGACGACGTCCGTCAGCCAGTTGGGCAGCGTCACGGGATCCGTGCCGCGGAAGGCGAGGATGGCGTGCGTGTCGCAAACGCCCAGAAACCCACGGGTACGCGTGACCTTGTGGCGGAACGCAACCGTCTTCAGCCCCAGCCGCTCGTCAGCGGCACGACCAGGGGAGCGGTGATAGGCAACGTCCGACGCGTGCGCCAGGTAGAGGGCGTTGGTGCGGTTGAACGACGGTTCGTTCGGATGGAATGGCAGCGGCGTTTCGCGATGATCGGGAGTGCGTGACATTTCGATACCGTTTATTCCCGGCCCCTCACCCTGCCCTC
Protein-coding regions in this window:
- a CDS encoding lipase family protein; protein product: MSRTPDHRETPLPFHPNEPSFNRTNALYLAHASDVAYHRSPGRAADERLGLKTVAFRHKVTRTRGFLGVCDTHAILAFRGTDPVTLPNWLTDVVVRLVECGEYEGRVHHGFSSVLRRSWGQIESILEEAQDKPLFVTGHSMGGALAVLTAWRLATLGRPPVATYTFGAPRVGDATFCSGYALPTYRVVNRLDIVPEVPLTSVKRLLPKRALSTDQKLLRRLKEMAEQAPCYGHVNTLVYIDRDGAITLDADIEPWHKQAVARAIATRGKSFLQGITDHLISNYIHGLEQRQISHPPPSPSRRTRAR